A single Acidobacteriaceae bacterium DNA region contains:
- the lysC gene encoding lysine-sensitive aspartokinase 3, producing the protein MSAKARASSAHPEIVVMKFGGTSVEDATAMLRTASIVEGRVKNGLRPVVVVSAMAKVTDQLLACAAAALAGRGDRDAALEIARRLRTRHLQVAGELVKDERLKSLELDINRAFDGLEELVRGIAVVGELTPRTSDLIVSFGERLSSVMVTAAFAERGLNSVHVDARDVILTDDHYGKAAPDEAAIERALRAKVLPLVSTDRVPVMGGFIGSCNGVTTTLGRGGSDYTAALVGGGLHGGAIEIWTDVDGIMTTDPRICPDALRVRTISFEEAAELAYFGAKVLHPATILPAVQKNIPVFVLNSRNPKNEGTRITATPPPCASPFKSIAAKKKLTIIDIVASRMLLAHGFLKMVFDIFDKHKCAIDMVSTSEVSISVTVDSRESLPAICEELGRIADVKYESDKALICLVGEDIRGQSGIAAQVFAAVSHVNIRMISQGASEINMSFMINEEDVEEAVRSLHKKFFTAADPAIFDVEARPVTSNA; encoded by the coding sequence ATGAGTGCGAAGGCACGAGCGTCCTCTGCGCATCCGGAGATCGTTGTAATGAAGTTTGGTGGAACGTCCGTTGAGGATGCGACCGCCATGCTGCGCACAGCGAGCATCGTCGAAGGCCGAGTGAAGAACGGCTTGCGCCCGGTTGTCGTCGTCTCCGCGATGGCCAAGGTCACCGACCAACTGCTCGCATGCGCGGCGGCGGCGCTGGCGGGACGCGGCGATCGCGATGCTGCGCTGGAGATCGCGCGAAGGCTGCGCACGCGGCATCTGCAGGTTGCCGGTGAACTGGTAAAGGATGAGCGGCTGAAGTCGCTTGAGCTCGATATCAACCGCGCCTTTGATGGCCTGGAAGAGCTTGTTCGCGGAATTGCCGTTGTGGGCGAGTTGACCCCGCGCACCTCAGACCTGATCGTAAGTTTCGGCGAACGGCTCTCGAGCGTGATGGTCACGGCCGCGTTCGCCGAGCGTGGGCTGAACTCGGTGCACGTCGATGCACGCGACGTAATCCTCACGGATGATCACTACGGTAAGGCTGCGCCTGACGAGGCGGCGATCGAGCGCGCGCTTCGCGCGAAAGTGCTTCCGCTCGTAAGCACAGACCGTGTGCCGGTGATGGGCGGGTTCATCGGTTCGTGCAACGGAGTGACGACGACGCTGGGCCGCGGAGGCTCGGACTACACAGCGGCGCTGGTGGGCGGTGGACTGCATGGCGGGGCGATCGAGATCTGGACCGATGTCGACGGCATTATGACGACGGATCCGCGCATTTGCCCGGATGCTCTGCGAGTGCGCACCATCAGCTTTGAAGAGGCGGCTGAGCTCGCCTACTTCGGCGCAAAGGTGCTGCATCCGGCGACGATCCTGCCGGCGGTGCAGAAGAACATTCCGGTGTTCGTGCTGAACAGCCGAAATCCTAAAAATGAGGGAACGCGCATTACGGCAACGCCACCACCATGCGCGAGTCCGTTCAAGTCGATTGCGGCCAAGAAGAAGCTGACGATCATCGACATAGTTGCCAGCCGAATGCTGTTGGCGCACGGGTTTTTGAAGATGGTTTTCGACATCTTCGACAAGCACAAGTGCGCGATCGATATGGTGTCAACGTCGGAGGTTTCGATCTCCGTGACGGTCGACTCGCGCGAGTCGCTTCCGGCCATCTGCGAGGAACTGGGGCGCATCGCCGATGTGAAGTATGAGAGCGACAAGGCACTGATCTGCCTGGTGGGTGAGGACATTCGCGGCCAGAGCGGCATTGCGGCGCAGGTCTTTGCGGCGGTTTCGCACGTCAATATCCGTATGATTTCGCAGGGCGCCAGCGAAATTAATATGAGCTTCATGATCAACGAAGAAGACGTCGAGGAAGCGGTGCGATCGCTGCACAAGAAATTCTTCACAGCCGCTGATCCGGCGATCTTCGATGTGGAAGCACGGCCTGTTACGTCAAACGCTTAG
- a CDS encoding dihydrodipicolinate reductase C-terminal domain-containing protein produces the protein MRILVLGVGKTGKLVAEVAAERGHSVHVLDAKENKDAAALTPPFVAGFDVIIDFTTPEAVIANMRACLANGAKMVVGTTGWYDRLPRTKETAERKGASLLYGTNFSVGVQTMLKLAEIMTKELAGMDYHLSISETHHLTKLDAPSGTALTLRDVVRRASNMGDIPIKSIRHGEAVGLHVLEAESNGDRILLTHESHSRRPFAEGAVRAAEWLATAKPGVYDFRDVFDKF, from the coding sequence ATGCGCATTCTCGTTCTCGGTGTGGGCAAGACCGGCAAGCTTGTTGCGGAAGTGGCAGCAGAACGCGGTCATAGCGTTCACGTGCTCGATGCGAAGGAGAACAAGGATGCGGCGGCACTGACGCCTCCGTTCGTCGCCGGCTTCGACGTCATTATTGACTTCACCACGCCGGAGGCAGTGATCGCGAATATGCGAGCGTGCCTGGCGAATGGCGCGAAGATGGTTGTCGGCACCACAGGCTGGTATGACCGTCTGCCTCGTACCAAGGAGACGGCCGAACGCAAGGGAGCCAGTCTGCTCTACGGCACGAACTTCTCCGTCGGCGTGCAGACTATGCTGAAGCTCGCGGAGATCATGACGAAGGAGCTCGCGGGCATGGATTATCACCTGTCGATTTCCGAGACGCACCATCTCACGAAGCTTGATGCACCGAGCGGCACCGCCCTGACCCTGCGTGACGTCGTCAGACGAGCCAGCAATATGGGTGATATTCCTATCAAGTCCATTCGCCATGGTGAAGCAGTCGGGCTGCACGTCCTCGAGGCGGAGAGCAACGGCGATCGCATTCTGCTGACGCATGAATCGCACTCGCGCCGGCCGTTTGCCGAGGGCGCAGTGCGTGCCGCGGAGTGGCTGGCCACGGCGAAGCCCGGCGTATACGATTTCCGCGACGTCTTCGATAAGTTCTGA
- a CDS encoding aminopeptidase: protein MSSATLAAPTFASLSFEQKLDRLAEVAIRVGLNLREGQELVLTAPTDALPLVRRVVEQAYKAGAKFVTTLISDDELALARYRHAPDASFDYAPEWFYDGIANAFRSGAARMAITGANPALLSGQDPQKVSRANIAVSKAYKPAMELITRHEINWTIVAAATPAWAELVFPGEPEELAMGKLWDAIFRTSRITGDDPVADWKRHGDNLKRRVDLLNAKRYHSIRFFTPDGATDLTVGLADQHLWAGGGTTAGNGIYCQPNIPTEECFTTPHKDRVHGVVSASKPLSHQGTLIENIRCRFENGRIVEVTATKGEEAIQKLISTDDGARRLGEVALVPHNSPIAQSGVLFWNTLFDENAASHIALGQAYSTCLINGETMSNDELAKLGANESLIHVDWMIGGPKMNIDGVSSSGAAEPLMRDGDWV, encoded by the coding sequence ATGAGCTCTGCCACACTCGCCGCGCCGACCTTCGCCTCCCTCAGCTTTGAGCAGAAACTGGACCGCCTTGCAGAGGTCGCCATTCGCGTCGGCCTGAACCTGCGCGAGGGGCAGGAGCTGGTGCTCACCGCGCCAACGGATGCGTTGCCGCTGGTGCGGCGCGTTGTCGAACAAGCGTATAAGGCGGGCGCAAAGTTCGTCACGACCTTGATCAGTGACGACGAACTCGCGCTGGCTCGCTACCGGCACGCTCCTGACGCGAGCTTTGACTATGCACCGGAGTGGTTTTATGACGGGATCGCGAACGCGTTCCGGTCCGGAGCCGCGCGCATGGCGATCACAGGCGCGAACCCGGCGCTGCTCTCAGGACAGGATCCGCAGAAGGTCTCACGCGCGAATATTGCCGTGTCCAAGGCGTATAAGCCTGCGATGGAGCTCATCACGCGGCATGAGATCAACTGGACAATTGTTGCTGCGGCAACTCCCGCGTGGGCTGAGCTTGTGTTTCCCGGCGAGCCTGAAGAGCTTGCGATGGGCAAGCTGTGGGATGCGATCTTCCGCACGTCGCGCATCACGGGTGATGATCCTGTTGCCGACTGGAAGCGGCACGGAGACAACCTGAAACGACGGGTCGATCTGCTGAATGCGAAGCGGTATCACTCGATCCGCTTCTTCACACCAGACGGCGCAACGGACCTGACGGTGGGACTCGCCGACCAGCACCTGTGGGCAGGAGGCGGCACAACCGCTGGCAACGGCATCTACTGCCAGCCCAACATCCCTACGGAGGAGTGCTTTACGACGCCTCATAAGGACCGAGTGCACGGCGTTGTCTCGGCATCGAAGCCGCTATCGCACCAGGGCACGTTGATCGAAAACATCCGCTGCCGGTTTGAGAACGGACGGATTGTGGAAGTGACCGCCACAAAGGGCGAAGAGGCGATTCAGAAATTGATCTCAACCGACGACGGCGCACGGCGGTTGGGCGAGGTCGCGCTCGTTCCGCACAATTCTCCGATTGCGCAGTCGGGCGTTCTCTTCTGGAACACGCTATTCGACGAGAACGCAGCGAGTCACATCGCATTGGGCCAGGCGTACTCGACGTGCCTCATCAACGGCGAAACGATGTCCAACGACGAGCTGGCAAAGCTGGGTGCGAACGAGAGTCTCATTCACGTGGACTGGATGATCGGCGGCCCGAAGATGAACATTGACGGCGTCAGCTCCAGTGGCGCAGCTGAGCCTCTCATGCGCGATGGCGACTGGGTCTAG
- a CDS encoding GNAT family N-acetyltransferase — protein sequence MATGSSSSRQFNIRRATRGDLQQLTALLERYYTEWNVVQRDAPERTLEYIDQPDPFGFTIAEQDGVLAACVLLRNLPSIPSAAECKRLYVLPDYRGAGLASRLMDFVERAAMSKVDWIYLDTGANFTAAQSLYHARGYETCERYNDNPQATRFFHKRLPG from the coding sequence ATGGCGACTGGGTCTAGCTCATCGCGGCAGTTCAATATTCGGCGCGCGACTCGCGGCGATTTGCAGCAACTTACGGCGTTGCTCGAACGTTATTACACCGAATGGAATGTCGTGCAGCGCGATGCGCCCGAACGCACGCTCGAGTACATCGACCAACCTGACCCGTTTGGTTTCACCATTGCGGAACAAGATGGCGTGCTCGCGGCCTGCGTTCTTCTCCGGAACTTGCCGTCAATCCCGTCCGCCGCTGAGTGCAAGCGCCTCTACGTGCTGCCGGATTATCGTGGCGCGGGACTCGCCTCGCGCCTGATGGATTTCGTAGAGCGCGCCGCCATGTCGAAGGTTGACTGGATCTACCTGGACACCGGCGCTAACTTCACGGCCGCGCAGTCGTTGTACCACGCACGCGGGTACGAAACCTGCGAGCGGTACAACGATAATCCGCAGGCTACACGTTTCTTTCACAAGAGGCTGCCCGGCTGA
- a CDS encoding trehalase family glycosidase gives MFAHLRTISIALFTGLALAAQSPGPAKQPDANQPEIDSYIHQSWDKLQRSMTDCSSLVDPKLTTTPVLYLPKGEAVPSDVRAMQTKCRVDVRSLPRAIHHEGELPPEDISTPGLLYLPHRYVVPGGRFNEMYGWDSYFIILGELADGRVDLARGTVENFFYEIDHYGSVLNANRTYYLTRSQPPFLSSMVVAVYDAERVENPSAAHAWLHDALPYLIRDHALWTTPPHLAGSTGLSRYFDLGHGPVPEMADDSRYYVDIIRWLRAHPQQTPAGYLEPASATPSAHCTDRANCLQTSLDGFELTPQFYLGDRAMRESGFDTSSRFGPFSGSTEDYAPICLNALLYKYERDIATIERALGQLPAASHWDQLAAARKRSINSLLWDDAASLFVDYDSRTRHSSTYRYVTTYYALWAGLATPSQAKRLVANLPLFERAGGLQMSTQDTGEQWDAPFGWAPTNWLAVDGLARYGYTEDADRIAHKFMTTVQNGYERDGTIREKYNMDSGSSNVDVTTGYKTNVVGFGWTNGVYLEMKHLLDSNSAAPK, from the coding sequence GTGTTCGCTCACCTGCGTACGATCTCCATCGCTTTGTTTACTGGGCTCGCGCTAGCCGCGCAGTCGCCAGGACCGGCCAAGCAGCCGGACGCCAACCAGCCAGAAATAGACAGCTACATTCATCAATCGTGGGATAAGTTACAGCGATCGATGACCGACTGCAGCTCGCTGGTGGATCCGAAACTCACAACGACTCCCGTGCTCTATCTGCCAAAAGGCGAGGCGGTTCCGAGCGACGTGCGAGCCATGCAGACCAAGTGCCGCGTGGACGTGCGCTCGCTTCCGCGGGCAATCCACCACGAAGGTGAGCTTCCGCCCGAGGATATCTCTACTCCCGGGCTGCTGTATCTCCCGCACCGGTATGTTGTCCCCGGAGGCCGCTTCAACGAGATGTACGGATGGGATAGCTACTTCATCATTCTTGGTGAGCTGGCAGACGGCCGTGTCGATCTCGCGCGCGGCACCGTCGAGAACTTCTTCTACGAGATCGATCACTACGGGTCTGTTCTCAACGCGAATCGAACGTACTATCTCACCCGCTCGCAGCCGCCGTTTCTCAGCTCAATGGTGGTTGCTGTGTACGATGCGGAGCGCGTTGAAAACCCGTCCGCGGCCCATGCGTGGTTGCACGATGCCCTTCCCTATCTCATCCGCGATCACGCACTCTGGACCACGCCGCCGCATCTCGCGGGCAGTACCGGGTTGTCACGCTACTTCGATCTCGGTCATGGCCCGGTCCCGGAGATGGCTGACGACAGCAGGTACTACGTCGACATCATCCGGTGGCTTCGCGCACATCCACAGCAGACACCAGCCGGATATCTTGAGCCGGCCAGCGCCACACCGAGTGCACACTGCACCGACCGCGCGAACTGCCTGCAGACGAGCCTCGACGGCTTCGAACTCACGCCGCAGTTCTATCTTGGCGATCGAGCGATGCGTGAATCTGGCTTCGATACCAGCTCGCGCTTCGGCCCGTTCAGTGGATCGACGGAGGATTACGCGCCCATCTGTTTGAACGCTCTGCTTTACAAATACGAGCGTGACATCGCGACCATTGAACGGGCACTGGGTCAGCTTCCCGCCGCATCACATTGGGATCAACTGGCAGCCGCCCGCAAACGGAGCATCAATTCGCTGCTCTGGGATGATGCGGCTAGCCTTTTCGTCGACTACGACTCACGAACGCGGCACAGTTCGACTTACCGTTACGTCACGACGTACTACGCGCTTTGGGCCGGGCTTGCGACTCCCTCGCAGGCGAAGCGGCTCGTCGCCAACCTGCCGCTCTTTGAGCGCGCCGGCGGGCTGCAGATGAGCACTCAAGACACCGGTGAACAGTGGGACGCTCCCTTCGGCTGGGCGCCGACTAACTGGCTGGCTGTCGACGGTCTTGCCCGTTATGGCTATACGGAGGATGCCGATCGCATCGCACACAAGTTCATGACCACAGTGCAGAACGGATACGAGCGCGACGGCACGATCCGCGAGAAGTACAACATGGACAGCGGTTCATCCAATGTAGACGTAACCACGGGCTACAAGACGAACGTCGTCGGTTTCGGATGGACGAATGGCGTCTATCTCGAGATGAAACATCTATTGGACTCGAATTCTGCTGCACCCAAATAA
- a CDS encoding TMEM175 family protein, giving the protein MPRDLNSSRLEAFSDGVIAVIITIMVLDLRVPSTRELGDWAAVRMDLKLIVVYLLSFIQTGIYWVNHHYLLDDVEQVTHGILWSNLALLFCLSLIPFGTNWIAVRGVGPVPVVVYVLCFLAPATAWAVLSNTICSRTGVRPAAGMGKQLFSLAMNLGAVAIAFFSPWSALGMIAIVTFAWLLPPRRILEKTRHHTTSAPSVDSR; this is encoded by the coding sequence ATGCCTCGCGACCTGAACTCCTCGCGCCTCGAAGCATTTTCCGATGGTGTCATCGCGGTGATTATCACCATTATGGTGCTTGATCTGCGGGTGCCCTCCACGCGTGAGCTCGGCGATTGGGCCGCAGTGCGCATGGACCTGAAGCTGATCGTCGTATATCTGCTGAGCTTCATTCAGACCGGCATTTACTGGGTGAATCATCACTACCTGCTGGACGACGTCGAACAGGTTACGCACGGCATTCTGTGGTCGAACCTGGCGCTGCTCTTCTGCCTTTCGCTCATCCCGTTCGGGACCAACTGGATTGCCGTCCGTGGCGTGGGGCCCGTGCCGGTTGTGGTTTACGTGCTCTGCTTCCTCGCGCCGGCAACGGCATGGGCGGTATTGTCGAATACCATCTGCAGCCGGACTGGGGTTCGCCCTGCTGCAGGCATGGGCAAGCAGCTTTTTTCGCTGGCGATGAACCTTGGAGCGGTTGCCATCGCGTTCTTTTCTCCGTGGAGCGCGCTGGGGATGATTGCCATCGTGACATTTGCCTGGCTTTTGCCGCCACGCCGCATCCTGGAAAAGACCCGCCACCACACCACA